A genomic window from Candidatus Bathyarchaeia archaeon includes:
- a CDS encoding nucleotide-binding domain containing protein, producing the protein MSKAISDVLGEVATQVSGEFKAAGIIVVGGDTAIRVMKHIRACGVRVCGEVMPGIPYGVVLGGGFDGGLVITKAGGFGREDAILRAIEGLKKGLPA; encoded by the coding sequence ATGTCAAAGGCCATATCTGACGTGTTAGGAGAGGTTGCCACCCAAGTTTCTGGCGAGTTTAAGGCTGCTGGAATAATAGTTGTGGGCGGAGATACCGCCATAAGAGTGATGAAGCATATACGGGCGTGTGGAGTTAGAGTTTGTGGTGAGGTTATGCCGGGAATCCCATATGGTGTCGTATTGGGCGGCGGGTTTGATGGGGGGCTGGTGATAACTAAGGCTGGGGGTTTCGGCCGAGAGGACGCGATTCTAAGGGCTATAGAGGGGTTAAAGAAGGGTTTACCCGCCTAA
- a CDS encoding 4Fe-4S binding protein codes for MRGLKNAWLANLKSRLVLLEVARRIVQFFFLILLNSAIFGLLAVPLVLPILLPSGSPFKIAGEAMSLLQKMMYDSLFPLLPLASILLFGVLTGRALCGWICPMGLIQDMLAIHETKRFKVSPEAHRSFIGIKYVILGLTLLISASLSLAQFSESGRIYRETLGLFAQAPFNILSPSDTLFAVLPRLLSALSLSIYSGLEYFTITPLLIVRLVILIAILFLAAYIPRVWCRYMCPQGALLALVSRFSLLGLRRDIVRCTKIGCRICEEKCPMKVPILKSPREKITDPECIYCLRCVAACPTKAIKPIFP; via the coding sequence ATGAGGGGCCTTAAAAACGCTTGGCTCGCGAACTTAAAATCTAGGCTTGTCCTATTGGAGGTCGCTAGGAGAATTGTTCAATTCTTCTTTTTAATTCTTCTCAACTCAGCCATATTTGGCTTACTGGCTGTTCCGCTAGTATTGCCGATACTGCTGCCATCCGGCTCACCCTTTAAAATAGCTGGCGAAGCCATGAGTCTTCTACAGAAAATGATGTATGATTCTTTATTCCCACTGTTACCCCTAGCTTCAATATTATTGTTCGGCGTTTTAACCGGCAGGGCTTTATGCGGATGGATATGCCCAATGGGTTTGATTCAAGATATGCTGGCGATCCATGAAACTAAGAGATTTAAGGTGTCGCCTGAAGCGCATAGAAGCTTTATAGGCATAAAATACGTTATCTTAGGTTTAACCTTGCTGATAAGCGCCTCATTATCTCTCGCACAATTCAGCGAAAGCGGGAGAATATATAGGGAGACGTTAGGGTTGTTTGCTCAAGCACCATTTAACATTTTAAGTCCATCCGACACGCTTTTCGCCGTTCTCCCCAGACTGCTATCCGCTCTTTCGCTCTCCATATACTCTGGACTTGAATACTTTACCATAACGCCGCTCCTAATTGTTAGACTGGTGATACTGATCGCCATCCTATTTTTAGCGGCGTATATTCCGAGAGTCTGGTGCAGATACATGTGTCCTCAAGGAGCATTATTAGCGCTAGTAAGCCGATTCAGCCTACTAGGCTTGAGAAGGGATATAGTACGATGCACAAAAATCGGATGTCGCATATGCGAGGAGAAATGTCCAATGAAGGTTCCAATACTAAAATCTCCTAGAGAGAAAATCACTGACCCAGAATGCATATACTGCTTAAGATGTGTCGCAGCTTGTCCAACCAAAGCTATAAAACCAATCTTTCCATGA
- a CDS encoding alpha-glucosidase/alpha-galactosidase, translated as MVKIAIIGAGSHVFSRRLITDLLSYPELRESTIALMDIDRDRLDLITAFTKRLIEQRDFKTRVESTTDRRVALDGADYVIVSIRVGGLKAYRLDLEIPAKYGVIQGVGDTIGPGGVFYGLRHVPAILDICYDMEDLCPEALLINYTNPMAIICWAINDYTRIKSVGLCHSVQGTAAELARYLGVPVDELSYWVAGINHMAWFLELKWRGVDAYPMLREKFKDPSVYMRDDAHWAGADIVRVEIFKAFGYFNTESSQHMSEYLPYFRKRPDLFERFKLVNPLERLDSMESRRAMQDEELRKLLAEGYRFPLDRSQEYCSHIIHSIETGIPRRIHGNVKNSWLITNLPYGCCVEVPCLVDRAGIHPCYVGDLPPQCAALNRTNINVQELAVKAAVEKDKRLAFQAILLDPLTSAILTIDEIEHMVEEMFRAEAEYLPGFK; from the coding sequence ATGGTGAAAATCGCCATTATTGGCGCCGGAAGCCATGTGTTCTCCAGACGCCTCATAACCGACCTGCTATCCTATCCGGAGCTTAGGGAAAGCACTATAGCGCTAATGGATATTGATAGAGATAGGCTTGATCTCATAACCGCTTTCACTAAAAGGCTTATTGAACAGCGCGACTTCAAGACTAGGGTTGAGTCCACAACCGATAGGAGAGTTGCGCTCGATGGCGCCGACTACGTAATAGTCTCAATTAGAGTTGGAGGTCTTAAAGCGTATAGGCTTGACCTTGAGATCCCAGCGAAATACGGCGTCATTCAAGGTGTTGGAGATACCATCGGCCCCGGAGGAGTTTTTTATGGTTTACGCCACGTTCCAGCGATCCTAGACATATGCTATGATATGGAAGACCTATGCCCAGAAGCCCTACTCATAAACTACACGAATCCAATGGCTATAATATGCTGGGCAATAAACGATTATACGCGCATAAAAAGCGTCGGATTATGTCACAGCGTTCAAGGGACAGCTGCTGAGCTAGCGCGCTACCTAGGCGTTCCAGTCGATGAGCTCTCTTACTGGGTTGCAGGCATAAACCACATGGCCTGGTTCCTAGAACTTAAGTGGCGTGGAGTGGACGCGTACCCCATGCTTAGAGAGAAATTTAAGGATCCAAGCGTCTATATGAGGGATGATGCCCACTGGGCTGGGGCAGACATCGTTAGAGTTGAGATTTTTAAGGCGTTTGGATACTTTAACACCGAGTCCAGCCAGCATATGTCGGAGTATCTTCCATACTTTAGGAAGAGGCCCGATCTGTTCGAAAGGTTTAAGCTGGTTAATCCCTTAGAAAGATTGGATTCCATGGAGAGTAGGAGAGCAATGCAGGATGAGGAGCTGAGGAAGCTTCTCGCTGAGGGCTACAGGTTCCCCTTAGATAGAAGCCAAGAATACTGCTCACATATAATTCATTCTATTGAGACAGGCATCCCAAGGAGAATACATGGTAATGTTAAAAACAGTTGGCTTATAACGAACCTGCCATATGGATGCTGCGTTGAAGTCCCGTGTCTAGTCGATAGGGCTGGTATACATCCATGCTATGTGGGCGATCTACCCCCTCAATGCGCAGCACTAAACAGAACAAACATTAATGTTCAGGAGCTAGCCGTTAAAGCGGCTGTTGAAAAAGATAAAAGATTGGCGTTTCAAGCTATTCTTCTCGACCCGTTAACGAGCGCGATATTAACTATAGATGAGATAGAACATATGGTTGAAGAAATGTTCAGGGCAGAAGCAGAGTACTTGCCCGGCTTTAAATAA
- a CDS encoding NAD+ synthase yields MDVIKVPEIDFEKTISEIVDFIRGEVEKAGAAGVVLGLSGGIDSSLTAALCVRALGGDKVLGVIMPTSFTPKEDLEDALEVSRKLNMKTILVNIDDICETIVKALKVNPDDPRVRMPLANVRARVRMLILYFYANLYNYLVVGTSDRSEYLIGYFTKYGDGAADFFPIRHLYKTQVRELAAYMGLPERVVKKPSSPQLYPGHKLLDEIPADYSIIDPILVGLFEKNLPADKVSEILNVQLEIVNDIKRRYMKSMHKRLTPPMIETKR; encoded by the coding sequence ATGGATGTAATTAAGGTGCCCGAAATAGACTTCGAGAAAACCATCAGTGAAATAGTTGATTTTATAAGGGGTGAGGTTGAGAAGGCAGGGGCAGCGGGGGTTGTTCTCGGCTTAAGCGGCGGCATAGACAGCAGTTTAACCGCGGCTTTATGTGTTCGAGCCTTAGGCGGAGATAAGGTTTTAGGCGTAATTATGCCTACCAGCTTCACTCCAAAAGAGGATCTGGAAGACGCGTTAGAGGTGTCTAGAAAGCTCAATATGAAGACGATTTTAGTTAACATTGACGACATATGTGAGACTATCGTGAAGGCTTTAAAAGTGAACCCGGATGATCCAAGGGTTAGGATGCCGCTGGCTAACGTGCGCGCCAGAGTTAGAATGTTGATACTGTATTTCTACGCGAACCTATACAACTATCTTGTTGTCGGAACAAGCGATAGAAGCGAGTATTTGATAGGCTATTTCACCAAGTACGGTGACGGCGCAGCCGACTTCTTTCCCATAAGGCATCTCTATAAGACGCAGGTTAGGGAGCTAGCAGCATATATGGGTTTGCCGGAGAGAGTTGTGAAGAAGCCTAGCAGCCCGCAGCTATATCCTGGGCATAAATTATTAGATGAGATACCAGCAGACTATTCGATAATAGACCCGATACTGGTTGGATTATTCGAGAAGAATCTTCCAGCGGATAAAGTCAGCGAGATACTTAACGTTCAACTTGAGATCGTTAATGATATAAAGCGTAGATACATGAAGAGTATGCATAAAAGGCTTACTCCGCCAATGATAGAGACTAAAAGATAA
- a CDS encoding pyridoxal phosphate-dependent aminotransferase — MRLADRMNIIKPSGTIAMAEKARELARSGKKLYNLDVGEPDFDTPEHIKRAAIEALVSGFTHYTSSLGIIELRRAIAEYLKDKKGLDVNPEKEVIVTPGAKHAIYCACMATLNPGDEVLVLTPTWPTHFTCVEAAEAKVVEVPCGESYSLDEELLKRSIGNKTRMIIVNSPNNPTGGVLSVNELKAIADLAADHDLLVLSDEIYDEIIYDGFQTRSMASFDEIRENVILVNGFSKAYAMTGWRLGYTVANETIIDAMNRIQQATTTCPASFVQKAGIAALKGPQDCVRKIIEEFDKRRRYVVRALNEIPEVRCVMPRGAFYVFPRFLSVNMPSFEVSMRLLEEEGVSTTPGSVFGSCGEGHIRISYATSLEVIVEAVERIKNFVNKYSNVRVGDTIV, encoded by the coding sequence ATGAGGCTGGCGGATAGAATGAACATTATTAAGCCTTCTGGCACCATAGCGATGGCTGAGAAAGCCAGAGAACTGGCTAGAAGCGGAAAAAAGCTGTATAATCTTGATGTCGGCGAACCAGACTTCGATACGCCTGAGCATATAAAGAGGGCTGCGATAGAGGCTCTGGTGAGCGGCTTCACCCATTATACTTCAAGCCTCGGCATAATTGAGCTTAGAAGAGCCATTGCGGAATACCTAAAAGATAAGAAGGGCTTGGATGTTAACCCGGAGAAAGAAGTTATCGTGACCCCGGGAGCTAAGCACGCCATATACTGCGCCTGCATGGCCACCCTAAATCCCGGCGACGAGGTTCTCGTCTTAACCCCAACATGGCCTACGCACTTCACATGTGTTGAGGCTGCTGAAGCAAAAGTTGTTGAGGTTCCATGCGGCGAATCATATAGCCTAGATGAGGAGCTCCTTAAGCGAAGCATAGGCAATAAAACGAGGATGATAATTGTTAACTCACCGAACAATCCGACTGGCGGAGTTCTAAGCGTTAATGAACTTAAGGCTATTGCCGATTTAGCGGCCGACCACGATCTACTCGTCTTGTCAGATGAGATCTACGATGAAATAATCTACGATGGTTTTCAAACTAGGAGCATGGCGAGCTTCGATGAGATTAGAGAGAACGTAATTCTCGTAAATGGCTTCAGTAAAGCCTACGCTATGACTGGCTGGAGACTTGGCTACACTGTTGCAAACGAGACCATAATAGATGCCATGAATAGGATTCAGCAGGCTACAACCACTTGCCCAGCGAGCTTCGTGCAGAAAGCTGGTATAGCCGCCTTGAAGGGGCCGCAGGACTGCGTTAGAAAGATTATCGAGGAATTCGATAAAAGGAGAAGGTATGTTGTTAGGGCTCTCAACGAGATTCCAGAAGTGAGATGCGTCATGCCGAGGGGTGCATTCTATGTTTTTCCGCGCTTTCTTAGCGTTAACATGCCTAGCTTTGAGGTCAGCATGAGACTCCTTGAGGAGGAAGGAGTATCCACTACGCCTGGAAGCGTTTTCGGCTCGTGTGGTGAGGGCCATATTCGCATATCGTATGCCACGAGCCTCGAGGTAATTGTGGAGGCCGTGGAAAGGATTAAGAATTTCGTCAACAAATATTCAAACGTGAGGGTTGGTGATACAATTGTTTGA
- a CDS encoding M42 family metallopeptidase, which yields MIQLFDGKSIEVLKRMVESFGPSGFERETARIIKDYMKAYSDEILTDKLGSVVFVRRGEFERPHVLLAAHIDEVGFVVSGVDENTGFLSFNPLGGWWDQVLLSQRVVVRTEKGDLYGVIAAKPPHLLTDEERQKPVDRRNMYIDIGVTSAKEAYDMGVKIGDPVVPWSPFMLINNGRVAMGKAFDDRIGAFVMMETIRRIRESGISHPNTIYGAATVQEEVGARGAQTVSHIVDPDVALVIEVDIAGDVPGIKPNEAPTKMGKGPALCTYDSSMIPNQPLKEFVIKVARETGIPLQLSQIARGGTDAGRIHISRAGCPSVVIGIPTRHIHSHVGLMNMDDAENAVKLMIELIRRLDRERVESFTAV from the coding sequence GTGATACAATTGTTTGATGGAAAATCCATAGAGGTTTTAAAGAGAATGGTTGAATCATTTGGCCCTTCAGGCTTCGAGAGGGAAACAGCTAGAATAATAAAGGATTACATGAAGGCATACTCGGACGAGATTCTAACTGATAAACTTGGCTCAGTAGTATTTGTCCGCAGAGGCGAGTTTGAAAGGCCTCATGTCCTCCTAGCAGCCCATATTGATGAGGTTGGATTCGTCGTCTCCGGCGTAGACGAGAACACTGGTTTTCTATCGTTTAACCCTCTTGGCGGATGGTGGGATCAAGTACTTTTATCGCAGAGAGTCGTTGTTAGAACTGAGAAGGGGGATCTTTATGGCGTTATAGCGGCTAAGCCCCCGCACTTATTGACCGATGAGGAGCGGCAGAAACCCGTTGACAGAAGAAACATGTATATTGATATAGGTGTGACCTCCGCTAAAGAGGCTTATGATATGGGAGTTAAGATCGGCGACCCGGTTGTTCCATGGTCGCCTTTCATGCTAATCAATAATGGTAGGGTTGCCATGGGTAAAGCCTTCGACGACAGGATAGGCGCCTTCGTGATGATGGAGACCATTCGAAGAATAAGGGAGAGCGGAATAAGCCACCCAAACACAATTTATGGTGCTGCGACGGTTCAAGAGGAAGTCGGAGCTAGAGGCGCGCAGACGGTCTCCCATATAGTTGACCCCGATGTTGCGCTCGTGATTGAGGTTGATATAGCTGGAGACGTTCCGGGAATAAAGCCTAATGAAGCCCCAACAAAGATGGGGAAGGGCCCAGCCCTATGCACGTATGATAGTAGCATGATTCCGAATCAGCCTCTGAAAGAATTCGTTATCAAGGTAGCTAGGGAGACTGGAATACCGTTGCAGTTATCTCAAATTGCTAGGGGCGGAACTGATGCTGGCAGAATCCATATTAGTAGGGCTGGATGCCCCAGCGTTGTTATAGGCATACCCACTAGGCACATACATAGCCACGTCGGGCTCATGAACATGGACGATGCTGAGAACGCTGTTAAACTTATGATCGAGCTTATAAGAAGGCTTGATAGAGAAAGAGTTGAGAGCTTTACAGCCGTATAA
- a CDS encoding Gfo/Idh/MocA family oxidoreductase — MSAPVRIGIVGCGSISWEHVRRLSLLSRNETQVSALCDVDQQRARNLAEYVNIYRNLAPEPLGSESIFEDYDDMLEKTDLDAVIICTPHNLHYEQTIKAFRRNLHVLVEKPMAVSVKETEEMVNEASKRKLVLTVGYQRHCQPEYFYARNKILSGELGEPHMIVGWLVQNLVAAGRFYLDPKASGGGQIKASGTHLIDIILWITDLEPVRVKAFMDRAGLPVDIYAVLAVELSNGAFASIAISGGHPRPHMGVTDEVRVWCSGGAIHIVDGSVYVEDSDSNVTRIDRGKLPKTSPNPDVNFVRTILGKEENLIPGICGLRATKLEEMAYIDVGQPIPSKLKRL, encoded by the coding sequence ATGTCTGCGCCCGTTAGAATCGGAATAGTTGGTTGTGGCAGCATTAGTTGGGAGCATGTTAGGCGACTTAGCCTGCTAAGTAGGAATGAGACTCAAGTATCCGCTTTATGCGATGTTGACCAGCAAAGAGCCAGGAACCTCGCCGAGTACGTGAATATTTACAGGAACCTTGCTCCTGAACCACTAGGCTCAGAGAGCATCTTTGAAGACTATGATGATATGCTTGAAAAAACCGACTTAGATGCCGTAATTATCTGCACACCCCATAACCTACATTATGAACAGACAATTAAGGCTTTTAGGCGAAACTTACATGTGCTCGTTGAGAAGCCTATGGCGGTTTCAGTTAAAGAGACTGAGGAGATGGTGAATGAGGCGTCGAAGCGAAAACTCGTTTTAACCGTTGGATACCAGAGGCACTGTCAACCCGAATACTTCTATGCTAGAAACAAGATTTTAAGCGGCGAATTAGGCGAGCCGCATATGATAGTTGGCTGGCTGGTTCAGAATCTTGTAGCCGCCGGAAGATTTTATCTAGATCCAAAAGCATCTGGTGGGGGTCAGATTAAGGCGTCTGGAACCCACCTTATAGACATAATTCTATGGATAACCGATTTAGAGCCTGTTAGAGTTAAGGCGTTTATGGATAGGGCTGGGTTACCCGTCGACATTTACGCCGTTTTAGCGGTTGAATTATCTAATGGCGCGTTTGCTTCAATAGCTATATCTGGGGGTCATCCGAGACCGCATATGGGTGTAACGGATGAGGTTAGGGTTTGGTGCTCTGGGGGAGCCATACACATAGTGGATGGGTCGGTCTACGTTGAGGATTCAGATTCGAACGTAACGAGAATCGATAGGGGAAAACTCCCAAAAACAAGTCCAAACCCAGATGTAAACTTCGTAAGAACAATATTGGGTAAAGAGGAAAACCTTATACCCGGTATATGCGGGTTGAGGGCAACAAAGCTTGAGGAAATGGCTTACATCGATGTTGGTCAGCCGATTCCAAGCAAACTTAAAAGGCTCTAG
- a CDS encoding Ldh family oxidoreductase, with protein MPIFHANQLIDVGTKIFLAAGVPLEEARLVSELLVKSNLVGHDSHGIIRVIQYINEIEKGSIKPGANIEIVKETSSTAILNGNWGFGQVVAKRAMDLAVEKARKNAVSIVCVFNCNHIGRLADYAIMASEKDMIGIVMVNSTKFVAPFGGRERLLSTGPMCFAFPSYLDFPLVIDVATSVVAEGKVRVALHKGEKIPYGWIVDKNGNPSNDPKDLYDGGALLPLGGDEHGHKGFGLGLAVEILSGILTSAGCAYEEDKRGNGVFFEVINVEKFMSLEDFKKKVSNLIRVIKSSKPRPGFKEILVPGEPEHLTEKIRLREGIYVPEKTWEEIKNLARKLGVSDIP; from the coding sequence ATGCCGATATTTCACGCTAACCAATTAATAGATGTTGGGACAAAAATATTTTTGGCCGCGGGTGTGCCTCTGGAAGAGGCTCGTTTAGTTTCAGAATTGCTCGTAAAATCCAACTTGGTTGGCCATGATTCCCACGGTATTATCCGCGTAATACAATATATAAACGAGATCGAGAAGGGATCCATAAAACCGGGGGCTAACATTGAGATTGTTAAGGAAACCTCGTCCACGGCTATTTTGAACGGTAACTGGGGTTTTGGTCAAGTTGTGGCCAAAAGGGCTATGGATCTAGCTGTAGAGAAAGCTAGGAAAAACGCTGTAAGCATTGTCTGCGTTTTCAACTGTAATCATATCGGCAGGCTTGCCGACTACGCGATAATGGCTTCTGAGAAAGATATGATAGGCATAGTGATGGTCAATTCAACTAAGTTTGTTGCCCCATTTGGCGGTAGGGAAAGGCTGCTTTCGACAGGGCCTATGTGCTTCGCTTTCCCCTCATATTTGGATTTCCCGCTTGTTATAGATGTGGCTACTAGCGTTGTTGCCGAAGGAAAGGTTAGGGTAGCGCTTCATAAAGGTGAGAAAATACCTTATGGATGGATAGTTGATAAGAATGGTAATCCAAGCAACGATCCAAAAGATCTCTACGATGGTGGAGCGTTACTGCCTTTAGGTGGAGACGAGCACGGTCACAAGGGATTTGGGCTGGGATTAGCTGTCGAAATCTTAAGCGGAATATTGACTAGCGCTGGCTGCGCATACGAAGAAGATAAGAGAGGAAACGGTGTTTTCTTTGAGGTCATAAACGTTGAGAAATTCATGTCTCTTGAAGATTTTAAGAAAAAAGTCAGCAATTTAATAAGAGTGATAAAGAGCTCTAAGCCTAGACCTGGCTTCAAGGAGATACTTGTGCCCGGCGAGCCAGAACATTTAACTGAGAAGATTAGGCTTAGAGAGGGCATATATGTGCCGGAGAAGACTTGGGAGGAAATAAAAAATTTAGCGAGAAAACTAGGGGTTTCTGATATTCCGTAA
- a CDS encoding PqqD family protein — protein MVFGRLFRRRRKEEGLQIPRSYFLQVKPVRNPALKWEKDKKTREVKIKVPLRLPSQTQSKTKKGILDRLFPPEPEERVISLDKVGSIVWELCDGERTIGDIANYLVEKYKILPEEAEISLNAYFNQLSKRGLVGFIVPEELKKKLEAEKT, from the coding sequence ATGGTGTTCGGTAGATTATTCAGAAGAAGAAGGAAGGAAGAGGGGCTGCAAATACCTAGAAGCTATTTCCTGCAGGTTAAACCTGTTAGAAACCCGGCTTTAAAATGGGAGAAAGATAAGAAAACAAGGGAAGTGAAAATAAAAGTTCCGCTGAGACTGCCCTCTCAGACTCAGAGCAAAACGAAGAAAGGAATATTAGATAGACTTTTTCCTCCCGAACCTGAGGAAAGAGTGATAAGTCTGGATAAGGTGGGTTCAATCGTTTGGGAATTATGCGATGGGGAGAGGACTATAGGCGACATAGCTAACTACTTGGTTGAAAAGTATAAGATTTTGCCTGAGGAGGCTGAAATCTCGTTAAACGCTTACTTCAACCAGCTTTCGAAGAGAGGGTTGGTGGGCTTTATTGTTCCAGAGGAACTGAAGAAAAAGCTGGAGGCTGAAAAAACATAA
- a CDS encoding translin family protein: MSLKDILSKIRDDSLRKDEVRQEVQTAVRRTTRLSKQAIFLIHKGVIDGAESLLEEARLNLDKIKSISETYPELFFAGLVDSAFEEYSEAHILLKLVKDGVFVKPEEIEVSGESYVLGLADVIGELRRRSLDLIRRGDVEGAEECLTLMENIYNEIIGCDELLILVSGLRRKCDIARRVIEATRGDITAEVRRTVLNNTMREFQKILETVMDRERQ; encoded by the coding sequence TTGAGTCTAAAAGATATCCTCAGTAAAATAAGAGATGATAGCCTAAGAAAAGACGAAGTGCGCCAAGAGGTTCAAACAGCCGTTAGGAGAACGACTAGATTATCCAAACAGGCAATTTTCCTAATTCATAAAGGAGTGATTGATGGTGCAGAATCTCTCTTGGAAGAAGCCCGCTTAAACCTCGATAAAATAAAGTCGATTTCAGAGACGTATCCGGAACTATTTTTCGCTGGCCTCGTAGACTCGGCCTTCGAAGAGTATTCTGAGGCGCACATACTTTTAAAGCTCGTTAAGGATGGGGTTTTCGTTAAGCCGGAAGAGATAGAGGTTTCGGGGGAGTCTTATGTTCTAGGTTTGGCGGATGTTATAGGCGAGTTGAGGCGAAGATCCCTAGACCTAATAAGGCGAGGCGACGTTGAGGGGGCTGAAGAATGCTTAACGCTCATGGAGAACATTTATAATGAGATAATAGGCTGTGATGAGCTGCTGATTTTGGTCTCTGGGCTTAGAAGGAAATGCGACATTGCTAGGAGAGTAATTGAAGCAACGAGAGGCGATATAACTGCAGAGGTTAGAAGGACTGTGCTTAATAACACGATGAGGGAGTTCCAGAAAATCCTGGAAACCGTGATGGATCGTGAGAGACAATAA
- the nfi gene encoding deoxyribonuclease V (cleaves DNA at apurinic or apyrimidinic sites) gives MTVYQDLLKNISFSVEKARKLQLLLSKKVIVQDRVNTPIKYVAGVDVAYHDKLSIGAVAVFEYASLRPVELKLARVETRFPYIPTLLSFREVPAAASAIKKLDVKPDVFLVDGQGVAHPYRFGLASHLGVVLDLCTIGVAKSLLCGEVIESENSYWKPIVHEGEIVGGAVFTKPNAKPVYVSVGHKISLESAVKVVLACLKKHRLPEPLHEAHVAAQRAKREIKRSL, from the coding sequence TTGACGGTTTACCAAGATCTCCTTAAAAACATTAGTTTCTCGGTGGAAAAAGCTAGGAAACTGCAATTGCTTCTCTCAAAAAAGGTTATTGTGCAGGACCGCGTAAATACGCCCATTAAGTACGTTGCTGGGGTTGACGTCGCATATCATGACAAATTATCTATTGGAGCGGTGGCTGTTTTCGAGTATGCTTCGCTTAGACCAGTAGAGCTTAAGCTGGCTAGGGTTGAAACCCGCTTCCCATACATACCAACGCTCTTATCTTTCAGAGAGGTTCCCGCAGCAGCCTCAGCGATAAAGAAGCTGGACGTTAAACCCGATGTTTTTCTGGTTGATGGGCAGGGGGTCGCGCATCCCTACCGCTTTGGACTTGCAAGCCATTTAGGAGTGGTATTAGATTTATGCACAATAGGTGTTGCGAAGAGCCTTTTATGCGGAGAAGTAATTGAGTCAGAAAACTCTTATTGGAAACCCATAGTTCATGAGGGTGAGATCGTTGGTGGAGCAGTGTTCACAAAACCTAATGCAAAACCAGTTTATGTTAGTGTTGGACACAAAATCTCTTTGGAAAGTGCGGTGAAAGTGGTTTTAGCATGCTTAAAAAAACATAGGCTACCGGAGCCGCTCCACGAAGCGCATGTTGCCGCTCAAAGGGCTAAAAGAGAAATTAAAAGATCCTTATAA